In the genome of Pseudomonadota bacterium, one region contains:
- a CDS encoding electron transfer flavoprotein subunit alpha/FixB family protein, which produces MSTRPVLVCGEIGEGGISSSTLELLGAGRKIADDLGLELSLVIIGSNLSGIADEAASFGANKVYKIESPLLEKFMPDLWVGILEKLSAQINPKVLLMSHTNIGMEVAPRLAFRLKVRLVTDCTELETDKAEGLLVCTKPVYGGNAVAVFKYKEEPHFATVRKKVVVPAEKVSTKSEIIDVAPDIDASSAKVESVEIVKEDSVSLDKADIIISGGRGVGGPEGFKILEEMADLIRQSSGSVVEIAGSRPAVDLGWVSSSRQVGLTGEKVSPELYVAIGISGATQHLVGMMRSKKIVAINKDKKASVFNVANYGIIGDLNKVLPAFNKKWRELS; this is translated from the coding sequence ATGTCAACCCGTCCGGTGTTAGTATGCGGAGAAATAGGAGAAGGGGGCATCAGCTCTTCTACGCTTGAATTATTGGGTGCTGGAAGGAAAATTGCGGATGATTTAGGCCTTGAGCTATCATTGGTAATTATTGGAAGCAACCTTTCCGGAATAGCTGATGAAGCTGCCTCATTTGGGGCAAATAAGGTATACAAAATAGAAAGTCCTTTACTTGAAAAATTTATGCCTGACTTGTGGGTCGGTATTCTGGAAAAATTAAGTGCGCAGATTAACCCCAAAGTTTTGCTTATGAGTCATACCAATATAGGTATGGAAGTTGCTCCGAGACTGGCTTTCAGGCTAAAGGTCAGACTTGTCACAGATTGTACCGAACTGGAAACCGATAAGGCCGAAGGGCTTTTGGTTTGCACAAAACCGGTATATGGCGGAAATGCCGTTGCAGTCTTTAAATATAAAGAAGAGCCGCATTTTGCCACGGTAAGGAAAAAAGTTGTGGTTCCTGCGGAGAAAGTATCAACCAAAAGTGAGATTATCGATGTGGCGCCGGATATAGATGCATCTTCAGCTAAAGTTGAATCTGTAGAAATTGTTAAAGAAGATTCCGTTTCGCTGGATAAGGCGGATATAATTATATCCGGAGGCCGGGGAGTAGGCGGGCCTGAAGGTTTTAAGATACTTGAGGAAATGGCAGATCTGATTAGGCAATCTTCAGGTAGTGTTGTTGAAATTGCCGGCAGCAGACCGGCAGTTGATCTGGGGTGGGTGTCTTCAAGCCGTCAGGTTGGATTAACCGGTGAGAAAGTTTCACCGGAGTTATATGTGGCAATAGGTATTTCCGGAGCTACACAGCATTTGGTCGGCATGATGAGATCCAAGAAAATTGTGGCTATAAATAAAGATAAAAAAGCAAGCGTTTTTAATGTAGCCAACTATGGAATTATCGGCGATTTGAATAAGGTTCTTCCGGCATTTAACAAGAAGTGGAGGGAGTTATCATGA
- a CDS encoding menaquinone biosynthesis decarboxylase: MPYKNLREFIEKLEALGELHRIKAEVDPILEITEITDRISKSDGPALLFEKVRGFSYPIIINAFGSYKRMQLALSCNSFDEIAARLESSIKMRPPEGLMGKIKMLFALKEMAGLMPKKVKKAPCQEKVFTEGPLLDKLPIIQCWPDDGGPFITLPIVITKDPETGIQNAGMYRMQKYDNTSTGMHWQYNKDGTRHFDKYKNLNRRMDVAVALGGSPSVTYAATAPLPPDIDELVFAGFLDSKPVEIVKAKTVDLYVPAESDFVIEGYVDPAEERIEGPFGDHTGFYSAADIYPVFHITAVTCRNDAIYPATIVGKPPMEDCYMAKATERIFLTLLKFVFPEIVDMELPLEGVFHNCALVSIDKKHPGQAKKIISALWGIGQMSSTKFIAVFDKDINLQDSSTVVWKLLNNVDPKRDLIFSEGPLDALDHSAPFANFGGKMGIDATRKTREEGMGREWPEEIVMSEDIKEKVTKRWKEYGF; encoded by the coding sequence ATGCCCTATAAGAATTTAAGAGAATTTATCGAAAAACTGGAAGCTTTGGGAGAATTGCATCGAATAAAAGCTGAAGTAGATCCTATTCTTGAAATTACAGAAATTACCGATCGGATTTCAAAATCAGACGGCCCTGCTCTTTTATTTGAAAAAGTAAGAGGGTTTTCATATCCTATTATTATTAATGCATTCGGAAGTTATAAGCGTATGCAACTTGCTCTTTCATGTAATTCTTTTGATGAAATAGCCGCCCGTCTTGAATCCAGTATAAAGATGCGCCCTCCCGAAGGACTAATGGGAAAAATAAAGATGCTTTTTGCCTTAAAAGAAATGGCAGGGCTTATGCCCAAAAAGGTAAAAAAAGCTCCTTGTCAGGAAAAGGTTTTTACCGAGGGTCCCCTTTTGGATAAGCTTCCCATTATTCAATGCTGGCCGGATGATGGCGGACCTTTTATAACCCTTCCAATAGTAATTACCAAAGATCCTGAAACCGGAATTCAAAATGCAGGCATGTATCGCATGCAGAAATACGATAACACTTCAACAGGAATGCACTGGCAATATAATAAGGATGGAACACGTCATTTCGATAAATATAAAAATCTTAATCGGCGTATGGATGTGGCTGTTGCGCTTGGCGGATCACCTTCGGTTACATATGCGGCAACTGCACCTCTTCCGCCCGATATTGACGAACTTGTTTTTGCGGGCTTTCTGGATTCAAAGCCTGTTGAAATTGTTAAAGCCAAAACCGTGGATCTGTATGTACCGGCAGAATCGGATTTTGTGATTGAAGGCTATGTAGATCCAGCCGAAGAACGTATTGAAGGCCCTTTCGGGGATCATACAGGTTTTTACTCGGCAGCCGATATTTATCCGGTATTTCATATAACAGCTGTAACATGCAGAAACGATGCGATTTACCCGGCAACAATTGTTGGAAAGCCACCCATGGAAGACTGCTACATGGCAAAGGCAACCGAAAGAATATTTCTTACCCTCTTAAAATTCGTTTTCCCTGAAATTGTTGATATGGAACTTCCTTTAGAAGGTGTATTTCATAACTGCGCTCTTGTTTCTATAGACAAGAAGCATCCGGGACAGGCAAAAAAAATAATAAGCGCCCTCTGGGGAATTGGGCAGATGTCGTCTACAAAATTTATTGCAGTTTTTGATAAAGACATTAATCTTCAGGATTCCAGCACTGTTGTTTGGAAACTTTTAAATAATGTTGATCCAAAAAGAGATTTAATCTTTTCTGAAGGGCCGCTTGATGCTCTTGACCATTCAGCTCCTTTTGCCAATTTCGGCGGGAAAATGGGTATTGACGCCACAAGAAAAACACGCGAAGAAGGTATGGGAAGAGAGTGGCCTGAAGAAATAGTCATGTCTGAGGATATAAAAGAAAAGGTTACAAAACGCTGGAAAGAATATGGGTTTTAA
- the ubiA gene encoding putative 4-hydroxybenzoate polyprenyltransferase has translation MGFKKFSNLIMIEQTLFALPFAYIGILFADGVDSAKVKTLSIWILATIALIAARTAGMSFNRAIDANIDAKNPRTKDRTIPKGEATKAEVWLIGAVSSVVLIVSSYFLNPLCFYLSFVAVFLLFTYSYFKRFSSSSHFYLGLVEAAAPIGGYLAVTGKFSIVPFILGGAILLWIAGLDIVYALLDKEFDRKEKLYSLPSVYGRKRALTASAACYILSFTAMIAAGMITDKSIPYWLAITCIAFVFIYQQTIARSHDLEQALKKFFKINMYVSPFLLIGTFIDGFF, from the coding sequence ATGGGTTTTAAAAAGTTTTCCAACCTTATAATGATAGAACAAACCCTTTTTGCTCTGCCTTTCGCGTATATAGGCATTCTTTTTGCCGATGGGGTTGATAGCGCAAAAGTCAAAACCCTTTCAATATGGATACTTGCAACAATTGCCTTGATTGCTGCAAGAACAGCAGGAATGTCATTTAACAGGGCAATAGATGCAAATATAGATGCAAAAAATCCGAGGACAAAAGACCGTACCATACCAAAAGGAGAAGCAACAAAAGCTGAAGTCTGGCTTATCGGAGCAGTATCTTCTGTTGTTCTTATTGTTTCATCTTATTTTTTAAATCCTCTTTGCTTTTACCTGTCTTTTGTTGCGGTTTTTCTTTTATTCACATATTCATATTTTAAACGGTTTTCGTCATCATCACATTTTTATTTAGGACTTGTTGAAGCAGCCGCACCAATAGGCGGTTACCTTGCGGTAACCGGAAAATTTTCTATTGTTCCTTTCATACTTGGCGGAGCAATTCTTCTATGGATTGCCGGGCTTGATATTGTATATGCTCTTTTGGACAAGGAATTTGATCGGAAAGAAAAGCTTTATTCACTTCCTTCCGTCTATGGTAGAAAAAGGGCTCTTACGGCCTCAGCCGCTTGCTATATACTGTCATTTACTGCAATGATTGCGGCAGGAATGATTACAGACAAAAGCATACCTTACTGGCTTGCAATAACTTGCATAGCTTTTGTTTTTATCTACCAGCAAACTATTGCAAGAAGCCATGATCTGGAACAGGCTTTGAAAAAATTTTTTAAAATCAACATGTATGTATCCCCATTTCTTTTGATTGGCACTTTCATAGATGGTTTTTTCTAA
- a CDS encoding CofH family radical SAM protein: protein MKLLNFPDTVLNKRLNKIAVKVFEEIPVSKTDAKYMLSTNDILDLGKISNFLRTKMHGDKAFYGVNMNLNFTNICELRCPLCAFSRDEGDKDAYLLSLDEIEKRVKNAVLSGIDEVHIVGGLNPKLKIDYFEQMIRRIKNIKPDIFIVAFTAVEIDYFAKTNKLSAKNVLKRFIDAGIGAMPGGGAEIFSPHIRNIIAPKKISGTRWLQIMKTAHELGLKTNATMLYNHKEDIKDIVDHLSRIRNLQDETSGFKTFVPLLFHESNTKISSKRKSSTGYDDIRIYATSRIFLHNIMHLKALWMYVGDKMAQVLLSFGVDDFAATYYDEKVVHAAGAKTPAYGSEPFLKRLIENAGLTPVRTTANYWTE from the coding sequence TTGAAGCTTTTAAATTTCCCGGATACAGTTTTAAACAAGAGACTGAATAAAATTGCAGTAAAAGTATTTGAAGAAATACCTGTTTCAAAAACAGATGCAAAATATATGCTGTCAACAAACGATATTCTTGACCTTGGCAAAATAAGCAATTTTTTACGCACAAAAATGCACGGCGATAAAGCATTTTATGGCGTTAATATGAATCTTAATTTTACCAATATATGCGAACTGCGCTGCCCGCTTTGCGCTTTTTCAAGAGATGAGGGTGATAAGGATGCCTACCTTCTTTCTCTTGATGAAATTGAAAAACGGGTCAAAAATGCCGTGTTATCAGGTATTGATGAAGTACATATTGTTGGGGGTCTGAACCCAAAACTTAAGATAGATTATTTTGAACAGATGATTAGAAGAATAAAAAATATCAAACCTGATATTTTTATAGTCGCCTTTACTGCTGTTGAAATAGATTACTTTGCAAAAACAAATAAACTTTCAGCAAAAAACGTTTTGAAAAGATTTATTGATGCCGGAATAGGCGCTATGCCCGGCGGAGGCGCAGAAATTTTTTCACCCCATATAAGAAATATAATAGCACCAAAAAAAATCTCCGGAACAAGATGGCTTCAGATTATGAAAACAGCTCACGAGCTGGGTCTTAAAACAAATGCCACCATGCTTTATAACCATAAAGAAGATATAAAAGACATTGTAGATCATCTATCAAGAATAAGAAATCTTCAGGATGAAACTTCCGGCTTTAAAACATTTGTTCCTCTTTTATTTCATGAAAGCAATACCAAAATAAGTTCAAAACGCAAATCATCAACCGGATACGATGATATCAGAATCTATGCAACAAGCCGGATATTTCTGCACAACATTATGCACTTAAAAGCTCTCTGGATGTATGTTGGGGATAAAATGGCCCAGGTACTGCTAAGCTTCGGCGTAGATGATTTTGCCGCCACCTATTATGATGAAAAAGTTGTTCACGCAGCAGGAGCAAAAACGCCAGCTTACGGATCTGAGCCGTTTTTAAAGCGGCTTATTGAAAACGCCGGTCTCACGCCTGTGCGCACTACCGCAAATTACTGGACAGAGTAA
- a CDS encoding menaquinone biosynthesis protein, with protein MRIGYIDYLNCYPFYYHMFEKKPLADISIISGFPSELNKMMQDKELDLSPISSATYPYIQDDVLLLPQFCLSSVGYVGSVILYSRLDIDQLNGKKIGLSNASHTSRVLLKILLKRFYNCEPVYLPAEPCPDLKDYDALLCIGNDAMTNNIDTSIFKFDLGELWLKKTGYPVVFAVFAVRKQVIKEYMEQFNSVVESYKSSIRCLFEEKDEVVNKARQKYPSISYDVDSYYKTLQFEFNDNLKNALSYYLKTANQLGLLEKVESLNFADV; from the coding sequence ATGAGAATTGGCTATATTGACTATTTGAACTGCTACCCCTTTTATTACCATATGTTTGAAAAAAAACCTTTAGCAGATATCAGTATTATTTCGGGGTTTCCTTCCGAGTTAAATAAAATGATGCAAGACAAAGAGCTTGATTTAAGCCCCATATCTTCTGCAACTTATCCTTATATACAAGATGATGTTCTCCTTTTGCCACAATTTTGCTTAAGTTCGGTAGGCTATGTAGGATCGGTAATACTATACAGCAGATTAGATATCGATCAATTAAACGGGAAAAAAATCGGACTTTCAAATGCTTCCCATACATCCCGTGTGCTTCTTAAAATTCTTTTAAAAAGATTTTATAACTGCGAACCGGTGTATCTGCCGGCAGAACCATGCCCTGATTTAAAAGATTATGATGCGCTTCTTTGTATAGGAAATGATGCAATGACAAACAATATTGATACATCAATTTTCAAATTTGACCTTGGAGAACTTTGGCTTAAAAAAACCGGCTATCCGGTAGTATTTGCCGTATTTGCGGTGAGGAAACAAGTAATAAAAGAATATATGGAACAATTTAATTCCGTTGTAGAATCATACAAATCATCAATCCGTTGCCTGTTTGAAGAAAAAGATGAGGTAGTAAATAAAGCCAGGCAAAAATACCCTAGCATATCTTATGATGTTGACAGCTATTATAAAACATTACAGTTTGAGTTTAATGATAATCTGAAAAATGCTTTATCATATTATTTAAAAACGGCAAACCAACTGGGTTTGCTTGAAAAAGTTGAATCCTTAAATTTTGCAGATGTGTGA
- a CDS encoding VPLPA-CTERM sorting domain-containing protein, whose amino-acid sequence MKKRFLGILFFGVLTLFLGELTYVSAALGSGIYGAETSTTTFYAPSYYTNFEGTYAGWQGETYAHSSFTDDRGSAEAESTLGLNINLKAKALHLSGLDNGAWATAQAIQGYTYTGAASTTLSLNAILTGSLYDPDASSRVYLGADIYVYQPINFGYYYDPGTLLGELGAKLFYDEDYENSTMGLEFSDTITDGSVSDSILLALDPGQSFYVVSILHARAVGSNSWADAYNTLNLTFDDTTDLVLGATTVPIPGAIWLMGSGLLGMIALIRRRSN is encoded by the coding sequence ATGAAAAAAAGGTTTTTGGGTATTTTATTCTTTGGGGTCCTTACCCTGTTTCTTGGGGAACTGACATATGTATCTGCGGCATTGGGAAGTGGCATTTACGGTGCGGAAACATCCACTACCACATTCTATGCCCCTAGTTACTATACAAATTTTGAAGGCACTTACGCTGGCTGGCAAGGGGAAACGTATGCCCACAGTTCTTTTACAGATGATCGCGGTTCAGCAGAAGCTGAATCCACGCTCGGCCTTAATATTAACCTCAAGGCAAAAGCACTCCATCTTAGTGGGCTCGACAACGGTGCCTGGGCCACCGCACAGGCCATTCAAGGCTATACCTATACTGGCGCTGCTTCGACAACACTTAGCCTAAACGCAATTCTAACCGGAAGCCTTTACGACCCGGATGCAAGCAGTAGAGTCTATTTAGGTGCCGATATATATGTTTATCAACCGATTAATTTTGGTTACTATTATGATCCTGGAACCCTTTTAGGGGAGCTTGGGGCTAAATTATTTTATGATGAAGATTATGAAAACTCCACAATGGGTCTTGAATTTTCAGATACCATCACGGATGGTTCTGTTTCGGACTCGATTTTATTGGCCCTGGATCCAGGCCAGTCTTTCTATGTAGTATCCATTCTGCATGCCAGAGCCGTTGGGTCCAATTCCTGGGCCGATGCGTACAATACTCTTAATTTAACCTTTGATGACACTACGGATTTAGTGCTTGGTGCCACAACCGTTCCCATTCCGGGAGCTATATGGTTGATGGGCTCAGGTCTTTTGGGGATGATCGCATTAATAAGAAGGCGCAGTAATTAA
- a CDS encoding VPLPA-CTERM sorting domain-containing protein, protein MIRFRLFIIVILFFGISGITGAAHATLTQPQVVIDPLNSGNKVVQIQVEKPDDYSWIFIPFNENVVPSYDQHHSLTVSFDIYRPYDLNQEWLWWSWDSDGDASIDPNYGGQDQWGTYPFIGKVTTNTSATIFDRWVNLKMVWDLFENPQPYMSSEYTGDIHGYVSSWYDGTQIDINYPLIINNSNSIKGYFFGLYGFNNEFDIIYLDNLIIEGSPIYDSQGFEDFELGNLDGQDNWQTSAPPAVPIPASLFLLGSGILGLAGIRRQIKR, encoded by the coding sequence ATGATAAGATTCAGGTTATTTATAATTGTTATTTTATTTTTTGGTATTTCCGGGATTACGGGAGCGGCTCATGCCACACTGACCCAACCTCAAGTGGTTATTGACCCGCTGAATTCAGGAAACAAGGTGGTTCAGATCCAAGTCGAAAAACCAGATGATTATAGCTGGATTTTTATTCCTTTCAATGAGAACGTGGTTCCCAGTTATGACCAGCACCATAGCCTCACTGTCAGTTTTGATATTTATCGCCCGTATGATTTAAATCAGGAATGGCTTTGGTGGTCATGGGACAGTGATGGAGACGCGTCGATTGATCCAAATTATGGGGGTCAAGATCAATGGGGTACTTATCCTTTTATTGGAAAGGTAACGACAAATACATCCGCTACTATTTTTGACCGATGGGTAAATCTGAAAATGGTATGGGATTTATTTGAAAACCCGCAACCTTATATGTCATCCGAGTATACAGGCGACATTCATGGGTATGTTTCTTCATGGTATGATGGCACACAGATCGATATTAATTATCCATTGATAATCAATAACAGCAATTCGATTAAAGGTTATTTTTTTGGGTTGTATGGTTTCAACAATGAATTCGATATAATTTATTTAGACAATTTAATTATCGAAGGTTCACCGATATATGATTCACAAGGTTTTGAGGATTTCGAATTGGGCAATCTTGATGGTCAGGACAATTGGCAAACCAGCGCTCCTCCAGCCGTTCCAATTCCTGCTTCTTTGTTTCTTCTCGGATCAGGTATTTTGGGGTTGGCCGGGATCAGAAGACAGATTAAAAGATAA
- a CDS encoding AbrB/MazE/SpoVT family DNA-binding domain-containing protein → MEADKSRVTSKGQIVIPKRLREKYAIATSTTIRWIPKEEGLLMVPETDDAIKAARGMLKGSELLKTYLKEKQLEKRKENKRLGKIR, encoded by the coding sequence GTGGAAGCAGACAAATCAAGGGTAACATCAAAAGGCCAAATTGTGATCCCAAAAAGATTAAGGGAAAAGTACGCCATTGCTACGTCAACAACGATACGGTGGATTCCAAAGGAGGAAGGCTTGTTAATGGTTCCGGAAACCGATGATGCCATCAAAGCTGCCAGAGGAATGCTAAAGGGTTCGGAGCTGCTGAAGACTTATCTGAAAGAGAAGCAACTGGAAAAAAGAAAGGAGAACAAAAGGCTTGGCAAAATACGCTAA
- a CDS encoding type II toxin-antitoxin system VapC family toxin, which produces MAKYAKYVLDSFALIGYLENEQFAQKIEDLLYQAEKGTSHLYLHALHLGEVYYITLREQGQDVANLAYSRIKRFPITFVETINEELLLTAASLKANYPISYADSFAAALAKVNNALLLTGDPEFQTLEEDGILEINWLT; this is translated from the coding sequence TTGGCAAAATACGCTAAATATGTGTTGGACAGTTTTGCTCTCATAGGATATCTCGAAAACGAACAATTTGCCCAAAAAATAGAAGACCTTCTCTATCAGGCAGAAAAGGGAACTTCCCACCTTTATTTACATGCCCTTCATCTGGGAGAAGTTTACTATATTACCCTTCGAGAACAGGGCCAAGATGTGGCTAATCTGGCTTATTCCCGAATCAAGAGATTTCCAATAACTTTCGTCGAAACCATAAATGAGGAGCTCCTTTTGACCGCAGCCTCTCTTAAAGCTAACTACCCAATCTCTTATGCCGATTCCTTTGCAGCGGCCCTGGCCAAGGTTAACAATGCCTTGCTTCTTACCGGAGACCCTGAATTCCAAACCCTTGAAGAAGATGGTATCTTGGAAATTAATTGGCTCACTTAA